The sequence ATCGGCCCGCGCGGCGTCTACGACGAGGCCAAGCGCTTCGCAGAGGCCATGGCCATGGCCTACCACCGCTTCCACCGCATCCCGGTGCGCATCGTGCGCATCTTCAACACCTACGGGCCGCGCATGCGCCGCAACGACGGCCGGGCCGTGCCCAACTTCATCACCCAGGCCCTCAAGGGCCGGCCGCTGACGGTCTACGGCAAAGGCACCCAGACCCGCAGCCTCTGCTATGTCTCGGACCTGGTGCGAGGCATCGCCCTGCTGCTCTCCTCCGACATCAACACCCCGGTCAACATCGGCAATCCCCACGAGCTCACCGTCGCGGAGCTGGCCCGGACCATCATCCGGCTCACCGGCTCCAAGTCCCGCATCGCCCGCAAGCCCCTGCCCGCCGATGACCCGCAGGTGCGCCGCCCGGACATCCGCCTGGCTCGCGCCAAGCTGGGCTGGAAGCCCGAGGTCCCGCTGGAAGACGGCCTGCGCCGGACCATCGATTACTTCAAGGCCTAGCCGCCGTGCTGCTCTCCGTCATCCTGCCTTGCTATGAAGAGGAGGCCGCCGCGGGGCGCTTTGTCGATGAGCTCTTCCCGGCGCTCGACGCGCTGGCGATCCCCTACGAGGTCATCGCGGTGGACGACGGCTCCTACGACGACACGGCCGGGGTGCTGCGCAACCTCGCCGGTGAGCGGCGCAACTTCAAGGCCATGGCTCATGCGGGCAACCGCGGCCTGGGCGCGGCCCTGCGCACGGGCTTCGCCGAGGCGTCCGGGGACTGGATCGCCACTCTGGACGCGGACCTGACCTTCCACCCTGCGCAGTTGCGGGCCCTGCTGGACTGCCAGAAGGCCACCGGCGCGGATATGGTCTGCGGGTCGCCCTTCCTATCGGCCGCGGGCGCGTCCCAGGTCCCTTGGTGGCGCCGGCTGCCCAGCCTCTGGGTCAACGGCCTCTACCGCCGCCTCTGCGGGCCGCAGCTCACGGCCTACACGCCGATCTTCCGGCTCTACCGCGCCGAGACCCTGCGCTCCCTGCGCCTGGAGAGCATGGGCTTCGAGATCAACGCGGAGATCGCGGCGCGCTTCCTGGCCGCGGGCAAGAGCGTGGCCGAGGTCCCGGTCGTGCTGACCGCGCGCCGGCAGGGGGCCTCCAAGCTCTCCCCCTTGCGGGAGCTCTGGCGCTACGGCCGCCTGGCCCTGCGGCTGCGCCGCGAGGCCAAGTCCAGGTGAAGCTCTCTCGCGCGCGCTTCGAACGCATGGCCGAAGCGGCTTTGGCCGATATCCCAGGGGAATTCCGCGACCTCCTGGTGGACCTGGAGATCTCG is a genomic window of Elusimicrobiota bacterium containing:
- a CDS encoding SDR family oxidoreductase, which encodes MRLLITGGAGFLGSHLADHFLARGHKVIVIDNLLTGSLDNIAHLFQDPSFSFIKADVTNYIHVPGKLDAVLHFASPASPIDYAHFPIPTLKVGALGTHKALGLAKDKGAVFMLASTSEVYGDPRINPQPESYWGNVNPIGPRGVYDEAKRFAEAMAMAYHRFHRIPVRIVRIFNTYGPRMRRNDGRAVPNFITQALKGRPLTVYGKGTQTRSLCYVSDLVRGIALLLSSDINTPVNIGNPHELTVAELARTIIRLTGSKSRIARKPLPADDPQVRRPDIRLARAKLGWKPEVPLEDGLRRTIDYFKA
- a CDS encoding glycosyltransferase family 2 protein, producing the protein MLLSVILPCYEEEAAAGRFVDELFPALDALAIPYEVIAVDDGSYDDTAGVLRNLAGERRNFKAMAHAGNRGLGAALRTGFAEASGDWIATLDADLTFHPAQLRALLDCQKATGADMVCGSPFLSAAGASQVPWWRRLPSLWVNGLYRRLCGPQLTAYTPIFRLYRAETLRSLRLESMGFEINAEIAARFLAAGKSVAEVPVVLTARRQGASKLSPLRELWRYGRLALRLRREAKSR